The Toxotes jaculatrix isolate fToxJac2 chromosome 14, fToxJac2.pri, whole genome shotgun sequence genome window below encodes:
- the LOC121193409 gene encoding WW domain-containing adapter protein with coiled-coil-like isoform X1 — MVGQTGSRHQEAEEKRTVRADTQEATVPPHTHTHITTALMVMYARKPTRVSDGCNDRRDPQSYQTHKSQPKSQSSSLHRYDKVRDGSSDPTPPYKMLRRSDESPVSRHGDSTGHGKAKPSHTVRGKNGTSGSPQENSHNNSSHHGSDSHATQSKPADRDPADDWTEHISSSGKKYYYNCRTEVSQWEKPKDLLEREQRQKDSVKMAANSFPRDMDYRQEALQDKATTKTTSGDQSASSNSAHSSSSSSSQSLNSAAGALGSTPSTMSSSSSSSTGQSVQSPSPALLQDPALLHQLLPALQATLQMNNGSMDMAKLNEVLAAAVTQASLRSVLHKLLTAGPAFNVTALLSAAQHSNQAQHSSQSPVSLTSDASSSPRPYVSPRNGTPQSNQKSLLGLHPGSITSSQTRGSMSSAKQGSAPLSQTTEKRPEDPRTLQQRSQEILCTGSNVSGAALPHVLSSSTSQTQADTPGSFTPTLAAHFDENLIRHIQGWPSENTEKQAARLHEDIHNMGSLYMSEICTEMKNLRSLVRVCEIQATLREQRILFLRQQSKELDKLKNQNSYMV; from the exons ATGGTAGGACAGACTGGGTCCAGACATCAGGAAGCTGAAGAAAAGAGAACTGTgagagcagacacacaggaggCCACGGTtccccctcacacacatacacacatcaccACGGCCTTGATGGTGATGTATGCAAGGAAACCAACAAGAGTCAGCGATGG GTGCAACGACAGAAGGGATCCACAATCCTATCAG ACCCATAAATCTCAGCCAAAGAGCCAGTCCAGCAGCCTTCACCGATATGACAAGGTGCGCGATGGCTCATCGGATCCCACGCCCCCTTACAAGATGCTGCGACGCTCAGACGAAAGTCCTGTCAGCAGACATGGAGACAGCACAGGGCATGGCAAGGCAAAACCCTCTCACACAGTTAGAGGAAAAAATG GGACCAGCGGCTCTCCTCAGGAGAACTCTCACAACAACAGCTCCCACCATGGTTCCGACTCACATGCGACTCAGAGCAAGCCTGCGGACAGG GACCCAGCAGATGACTGGACAGAACACATCAGCTCCTCCGGGAAGAAGTACTACTACAACTGTAGAACTGAGGTCTCCCAGTGGGAGAAGCCCAAGGACCTGCTGGAGAG GGAACAACGACAGAAAGACTCAGTCAAGATGGCGGCGAACAGTTTCCCCAGGGACATGGACTACAGACAAGAGGCCTTGCAGGACAAAGCCACAACAA AGACCACATCAGGGGACCAGTCCGCATCGTCCAACTCCGCccattcctcctcttcctcgtcttcTCAGAGCCTGAATTCTGCTGCTGGTGCTTTAGGTTCCACCCCCTCCaccatgtcctcctcctcttcctcctctacgGGGCAGTCTGTCCAGTCCCCGTCACCGGCACTGCTGCAGGACCCAGCCCTCCTACATCAGCTCCTCCCGGCTCTGCAGGCCACTCTGCAGATGAATAACGGCAGTATGGACATGGCTAAGCTCAATGAAG tCTTGGCAGCTGCTGTCACCCAAGCTTCCTTGCGGTCTGTGCTTCATAAGCTCCTCACTGCTGGACCTGCTTTCAACgtcactgctctgctctcagcTGCTCAGCACTCCAACCAAG CCCAGCACTCCAGTcagtctcctgtctctctgacaTCAGATGCATCATCATCACCGCGGCCGTATGTCTCGCCACGAAATGGCACGCCGCAGAGCAACCAGAAGTCCCTGCTAGGCCTGCATCCTGGCAGCATCACATCCTCACAAACAAGG GGAAGTATGTCTTCAGCTAAACAAGGATCTGCCCCCCTGTCTCAGACCACTGAGAAGCGTCCAGAAGACCCCAGAACTCTTCAGCAGAGAAG CCAAGAGATTTTGTGCACGGGATCAAACGTATCCGGCGCTGCTTTGCCCCATGTCCTCTCCAGCAGCACCAGCCAAACCCAGGCTGATACCCCCGGCTCCTTCACTCCCACCCTGGCAGCTCATTTTGATGAGAACCTCATCAGACATATCCAAGGATGGCCTTCAGAGAACACGGAGAAACAG GCGGCTCGGTTGCACGAGGACATCCACAACATGGGCAGCTTGTACATGTCAGAGATCTGTACAGAGATGAAAAACCTCCGCTCCCTGGTCAGAGTGTGTGAAATCCAGGCCACACTGAGGGAACAGAG AATCCTGTTTCTGAGGCAGCAGAGCAAAGAGCTGGACAAGCTGAAGAACCAGAACTCCTACATGGTTTGA
- the LOC121193409 gene encoding WW domain-containing adapter protein with coiled-coil-like isoform X2 has product MVGQTGSRHQEAEEKRTVRADTQEATVPPHTHTHITTALMVMYARKPTRVSDGCNDRRDPQSYQTHKSQPKSQSSSLHRYDKVRDGSSDPTPPYKMLRRSDESPVSRHGDSTGHGKAKPSHTVRGKNGTSGSPQENSHNNSSHHGSDSHATQSKPADRDPADDWTEHISSSGKKYYYNCRTEVSQWEKPKDLLEREQRQKDSVKMAANSFPRDMDYRQEALQDKATTKTTSGDQSASSNSAHSSSSSSSQSLNSAAGALGSTPSTMSSSSSSSTGQSVQSPSPALLQDPALLHQLLPALQATLQMNNGSMDMAKLNEVLAAAVTQASLRSVLHKLLTAGPAFNVTALLSAAQHSNQAQHSSQSPVSLTSDASSSPRPYVSPRNGTPQSNQKSLLGLHPGSITSSQTRGSMSSAKQGSAPLSQTTEKRPEDPRTLQQRSSTSQTQADTPGSFTPTLAAHFDENLIRHIQGWPSENTEKQAARLHEDIHNMGSLYMSEICTEMKNLRSLVRVCEIQATLREQRILFLRQQSKELDKLKNQNSYMV; this is encoded by the exons ATGGTAGGACAGACTGGGTCCAGACATCAGGAAGCTGAAGAAAAGAGAACTGTgagagcagacacacaggaggCCACGGTtccccctcacacacatacacacatcaccACGGCCTTGATGGTGATGTATGCAAGGAAACCAACAAGAGTCAGCGATGG GTGCAACGACAGAAGGGATCCACAATCCTATCAG ACCCATAAATCTCAGCCAAAGAGCCAGTCCAGCAGCCTTCACCGATATGACAAGGTGCGCGATGGCTCATCGGATCCCACGCCCCCTTACAAGATGCTGCGACGCTCAGACGAAAGTCCTGTCAGCAGACATGGAGACAGCACAGGGCATGGCAAGGCAAAACCCTCTCACACAGTTAGAGGAAAAAATG GGACCAGCGGCTCTCCTCAGGAGAACTCTCACAACAACAGCTCCCACCATGGTTCCGACTCACATGCGACTCAGAGCAAGCCTGCGGACAGG GACCCAGCAGATGACTGGACAGAACACATCAGCTCCTCCGGGAAGAAGTACTACTACAACTGTAGAACTGAGGTCTCCCAGTGGGAGAAGCCCAAGGACCTGCTGGAGAG GGAACAACGACAGAAAGACTCAGTCAAGATGGCGGCGAACAGTTTCCCCAGGGACATGGACTACAGACAAGAGGCCTTGCAGGACAAAGCCACAACAA AGACCACATCAGGGGACCAGTCCGCATCGTCCAACTCCGCccattcctcctcttcctcgtcttcTCAGAGCCTGAATTCTGCTGCTGGTGCTTTAGGTTCCACCCCCTCCaccatgtcctcctcctcttcctcctctacgGGGCAGTCTGTCCAGTCCCCGTCACCGGCACTGCTGCAGGACCCAGCCCTCCTACATCAGCTCCTCCCGGCTCTGCAGGCCACTCTGCAGATGAATAACGGCAGTATGGACATGGCTAAGCTCAATGAAG tCTTGGCAGCTGCTGTCACCCAAGCTTCCTTGCGGTCTGTGCTTCATAAGCTCCTCACTGCTGGACCTGCTTTCAACgtcactgctctgctctcagcTGCTCAGCACTCCAACCAAG CCCAGCACTCCAGTcagtctcctgtctctctgacaTCAGATGCATCATCATCACCGCGGCCGTATGTCTCGCCACGAAATGGCACGCCGCAGAGCAACCAGAAGTCCCTGCTAGGCCTGCATCCTGGCAGCATCACATCCTCACAAACAAGG GGAAGTATGTCTTCAGCTAAACAAGGATCTGCCCCCCTGTCTCAGACCACTGAGAAGCGTCCAGAAGACCCCAGAACTCTTCAGCAGAGAAG CAGCACCAGCCAAACCCAGGCTGATACCCCCGGCTCCTTCACTCCCACCCTGGCAGCTCATTTTGATGAGAACCTCATCAGACATATCCAAGGATGGCCTTCAGAGAACACGGAGAAACAG GCGGCTCGGTTGCACGAGGACATCCACAACATGGGCAGCTTGTACATGTCAGAGATCTGTACAGAGATGAAAAACCTCCGCTCCCTGGTCAGAGTGTGTGAAATCCAGGCCACACTGAGGGAACAGAG AATCCTGTTTCTGAGGCAGCAGAGCAAAGAGCTGGACAAGCTGAAGAACCAGAACTCCTACATGGTTTGA
- the LOC121193409 gene encoding WW domain-containing adapter protein with coiled-coil-like isoform X3 produces the protein MVGQTGSRHQEAEEKRTVRADTQEATVPPHTHTHITTALMVMYARKPTRVSDGCNDRRDPQSYQTHKSQPKSQSSSLHRYDKVRDGSSDPTPPYKMLRRSDESPVSRHGDSTGHGKAKPSHTVRGKNGTSGSPQENSHNNSSHHGSDSHATQSKPADRDPADDWTEHISSSGKKYYYNCRTEVSQWEKPKDLLEREQRQKDSVKMAANSFPRDMDYRQEALQDKATTKTTSGDQSASSNSAHSSSSSSSQSLNSAAGALGSTPSTMSSSSSSSTGQSVQSPSPALLQDPALLHQLLPALQATLQMNNGSMDMAKLNEAQHSSQSPVSLTSDASSSPRPYVSPRNGTPQSNQKSLLGLHPGSITSSQTRGSMSSAKQGSAPLSQTTEKRPEDPRTLQQRSQEILCTGSNVSGAALPHVLSSSTSQTQADTPGSFTPTLAAHFDENLIRHIQGWPSENTEKQAARLHEDIHNMGSLYMSEICTEMKNLRSLVRVCEIQATLREQRILFLRQQSKELDKLKNQNSYMV, from the exons ATGGTAGGACAGACTGGGTCCAGACATCAGGAAGCTGAAGAAAAGAGAACTGTgagagcagacacacaggaggCCACGGTtccccctcacacacatacacacatcaccACGGCCTTGATGGTGATGTATGCAAGGAAACCAACAAGAGTCAGCGATGG GTGCAACGACAGAAGGGATCCACAATCCTATCAG ACCCATAAATCTCAGCCAAAGAGCCAGTCCAGCAGCCTTCACCGATATGACAAGGTGCGCGATGGCTCATCGGATCCCACGCCCCCTTACAAGATGCTGCGACGCTCAGACGAAAGTCCTGTCAGCAGACATGGAGACAGCACAGGGCATGGCAAGGCAAAACCCTCTCACACAGTTAGAGGAAAAAATG GGACCAGCGGCTCTCCTCAGGAGAACTCTCACAACAACAGCTCCCACCATGGTTCCGACTCACATGCGACTCAGAGCAAGCCTGCGGACAGG GACCCAGCAGATGACTGGACAGAACACATCAGCTCCTCCGGGAAGAAGTACTACTACAACTGTAGAACTGAGGTCTCCCAGTGGGAGAAGCCCAAGGACCTGCTGGAGAG GGAACAACGACAGAAAGACTCAGTCAAGATGGCGGCGAACAGTTTCCCCAGGGACATGGACTACAGACAAGAGGCCTTGCAGGACAAAGCCACAACAA AGACCACATCAGGGGACCAGTCCGCATCGTCCAACTCCGCccattcctcctcttcctcgtcttcTCAGAGCCTGAATTCTGCTGCTGGTGCTTTAGGTTCCACCCCCTCCaccatgtcctcctcctcttcctcctctacgGGGCAGTCTGTCCAGTCCCCGTCACCGGCACTGCTGCAGGACCCAGCCCTCCTACATCAGCTCCTCCCGGCTCTGCAGGCCACTCTGCAGATGAATAACGGCAGTATGGACATGGCTAAGCTCAATGAAG CCCAGCACTCCAGTcagtctcctgtctctctgacaTCAGATGCATCATCATCACCGCGGCCGTATGTCTCGCCACGAAATGGCACGCCGCAGAGCAACCAGAAGTCCCTGCTAGGCCTGCATCCTGGCAGCATCACATCCTCACAAACAAGG GGAAGTATGTCTTCAGCTAAACAAGGATCTGCCCCCCTGTCTCAGACCACTGAGAAGCGTCCAGAAGACCCCAGAACTCTTCAGCAGAGAAG CCAAGAGATTTTGTGCACGGGATCAAACGTATCCGGCGCTGCTTTGCCCCATGTCCTCTCCAGCAGCACCAGCCAAACCCAGGCTGATACCCCCGGCTCCTTCACTCCCACCCTGGCAGCTCATTTTGATGAGAACCTCATCAGACATATCCAAGGATGGCCTTCAGAGAACACGGAGAAACAG GCGGCTCGGTTGCACGAGGACATCCACAACATGGGCAGCTTGTACATGTCAGAGATCTGTACAGAGATGAAAAACCTCCGCTCCCTGGTCAGAGTGTGTGAAATCCAGGCCACACTGAGGGAACAGAG AATCCTGTTTCTGAGGCAGCAGAGCAAAGAGCTGGACAAGCTGAAGAACCAGAACTCCTACATGGTTTGA